In Leisingera sp. NJS204, the DNA window CAAACAGCCGGTCTTCGCGCGGCAGCAGAGTGCGCAACGCTTTGAGGCAGCGGTAGTGGTTATTGCCGATCAGCGCGTCTGTCGCCTCGGCTATGGATGCACGGCTGTCCGGATCGGTGAAGACTTGGCTCAACTCTTCGATCCGGCGCAGCATCGGCAGACGTTCTTCCTCGGGGTCGGCATCACCTGACAGGATCAACTGCGCCGCATAGCATACCCGGCGCACGGGCGTATTGGCTTCTTCCGGATGGATCGCATCGCGCAGGCGCAGTATGTTGGCATCAGGGGTGACAATGGACAGGCGGCTTCGGCGGTCGCCATTCTCAATCACCGCGCCATTCACAAGGACACGCTCCTT includes these proteins:
- the flbT gene encoding flagellar biosynthesis repressor FlbT, with translation MSGLVLKLAPKERVLVNGAVIENGDRRSRLSIVTPDANILRLRDAIHPEEANTPVRRVCYAAQLILSGDADPEEERLPMLRRIEELSQVFTDPDSRASIAEATDALIGNNHYRCLKALRTLLPREDRLFAVRPS